A single Arcanobacterium canis DNA region contains:
- a CDS encoding adenylate/guanylate cyclase domain-containing protein — protein MGATDNDKEPEISKVERYTRHLTDGAPKYNLAQAAARAGTSKHVVRMFWRSMGFPAIGDEEKMIFTNYDVDVIRAHQEMANLGSADSTAMNSLIRAQSYFADRQVLWQYEALVEMAAKRFGVDEISARYYVLDHFGQYEDFLMYQMKYAWRRHVAAFLRRTEVELENMHFNEGIEMPLMRALGFVDLVSFTHTSEKLTPHELAELIQTFEFTCRDVISSYGARTVKMVGDAVLYIADDLPTAVRAVTGLIRALNDAPDIPNVRASLVWGGVLSRFGDVFGPNVNLASRLCSIAPQGGVLLDDATATAVAKLGQPGLSVESSDDVDLRGIGTVATFTLRELA, from the coding sequence ATGGGAGCCACAGATAATGATAAGGAGCCGGAGATCAGCAAGGTGGAACGCTATACGCGTCACCTCACTGATGGAGCGCCGAAGTACAACCTCGCTCAAGCTGCAGCACGCGCAGGCACCTCAAAACACGTTGTTCGGATGTTTTGGCGCTCGATGGGTTTCCCCGCCATCGGTGACGAAGAGAAAATGATCTTCACCAATTATGACGTTGACGTGATCCGAGCACACCAGGAAATGGCGAACCTGGGCAGTGCTGATTCTACGGCCATGAACTCCCTCATTCGTGCCCAGTCCTACTTCGCGGATCGTCAAGTGCTGTGGCAGTATGAAGCGCTCGTTGAGATGGCAGCGAAACGCTTTGGGGTGGACGAAATCTCCGCTCGTTACTACGTGCTCGATCACTTCGGCCAATACGAAGACTTCTTGATGTATCAGATGAAATACGCGTGGCGCCGCCACGTGGCGGCCTTTTTGCGACGCACCGAAGTCGAACTTGAGAACATGCACTTCAATGAGGGCATAGAGATGCCTCTCATGCGCGCACTTGGCTTTGTCGATCTGGTGAGCTTCACTCACACATCGGAAAAGCTCACGCCCCACGAACTCGCCGAACTGATCCAAACCTTCGAATTCACGTGCCGCGATGTGATCTCGTCTTATGGCGCGCGCACAGTAAAAATGGTGGGCGATGCGGTGCTTTACATCGCGGACGATCTTCCCACGGCTGTACGTGCAGTCACCGGACTCATTCGTGCTCTGAACGACGCTCCGGACATACCTAACGTCCGTGCATCGTTGGTTTGGGGCGGGGTGCTGTCGCGCTTCGGTGACGTCTTTGGACCAAATGTGAATCTTGCGTCGCGTTTGTGCTCGATCGCTCCGCAAGGTGGCGTCCTCCTCGACGATGCCACGGCCACCGCCGTCGCCAAACTTGGGCAGCCGGGGCTGTCAGTTGAGTCCTCCGACGATGTTGATCTGCGTGGAATTGGAACCGTGGCAACTTTTACTTTGCGTGAGTTGGCCTAG